The genomic interval CCGGTCCGCAGGGCGGTATTCCCCGTAGCCGGTCTGGGGACGCGCTTCCTTCCCGCGACGAAGGATGTTCCGAAGGAGATGATGCCGCTCGTCGACCGGCCCCTCATTCACCACGGTGTTGACGAGGCCGTCGCCTCCGGTTGTACGGAGATCATATTTGTTACGGGACAGGGCAAGGAGAGCATCCGGCGCTACTTCGATCCCTCCCACGAGTTGGTCTCTATGCTGCGCGAGCGCGGAAAAGACGAGCTTGCGGAGGTCGTGGAAAATATCCACGGCCTTGCCGAATTCCACTACGCCTTCCAGGAAAAACCGCTTGGCCTCGGTCATGCGGTGCTCTGTGCGGAGGAATTCTGCAAAGACGAATATTTTGGTCTTTTGCTGCCGGACGACGTGATGATCGCACATCCGACGGTGCTCTCACAGCTTGAGGCGGTGAGGAAAAAATATAACGCCTCCGTCCTCTGTGTCGAAAAGGTCGCGGAGAACGAAGTCTCCCGTTACGGCATCGTCGATGCCGAGGAGGTGGAGCCTGGTATTTACCGCGTGAAAGGGCTTGTTGAGAAACCGAAACGCGAAGAGGCCCCCTCTAACCTCGCGATCATGGGGCGCTACCTGCTGTCGCCCGCCATCTTCTCACATTTGAAAAATCTCAAGCGCGGCGCGGGCGGGGAATACCAGCTCACCGACGCCATCTCATCGCTGCTCGGCGAAGAGCCGGTCTACGCGGCGCTCTACGAGGGGAAACGCCTCGACTGCGGCGTTAAAGAGGGCTGGATAAAGGCGACGGTGGTCAAGGCGCTCGACGATCCCGAGCTTAGGGAGATAGTGCTTGCGGCGGTGCGCGAGAGCGGTCTCATATAGCGGCTGTCATAACGCCAATAAAAAATGAGCGGGAAGCCCCGCTCATTTTTTATTGGCGTATCTATCGTTGCTTCTGTATCTCTTCCGTGAATGGATAATAGATGCGCAGCTCGGTGATACCCTTGAGGCCGTTGTCGCTGCGTCCGTCGACCTCTTTCAGCCGCTGCCACTTTCCGTTGTCATAGCGCGCGAGCACTAGTGATTTTCTTCCGTATGTGGACCAGGGGTTCCAAAGTTTTTCGCCCGTAGCGGGTCCGGAGACAAGTCCCTTTTTAAAGAGCGGCGGCGTGCCGCCCATCATCGACTTCCCGTCGGCGGGGCCGATAACGAGCCACTGCGTCATGTTCCAGACATTCTGCATCTCCTTTGACTTAAGCGCGTGGTCCCAGGGGATGATCTGGAAACCGCCCGTTTTGCCGCGCGGCGTCGTCGAGACGTCGATCACGCCGCTGTGGTTGGCGCGGATCGCCCCCGTGCGCTGGAAGAGCGTTCCCTCAAAGCGTCCCGTGCCGCCCAGCGGTCTGATGACGCGCCCGAGCAGCTCGTAGCCGCCGCGGTTCCAGGCGATGACGCGTCCGCCCGGACGGTTTTCGATATTAACCATATAGGGTAAAGAGTCGTCCTCGTTCGCGATGATGATCAGCGTATCCTTGGCCTTCGGCAGACTGCCGGCGGAGAGCGGAGCCTCGCTGCCGTCGGGCTTGCGCACAAAGACGGCGGAGCCTACTGGCGGAGCCCAGGCGCCGAAGAGGCTTTCTCCGGCCTTTGAAGATATCACGACGGAGGCCCCGGGACCGGCGGCGGGGGCGATCGTCTCCTGCGGGATGACGCTCATCGTGCGCCCTTTATCCTTTTCTACGGAGACGAGCATGTGTATCGCGTTTACGGCTGAGGCGCAGACGGTCCCCGGAGTGCTCCAGGCGCTGGCCGTATAGCTGGGCCAGCGGGTCTTTGTCGGCAGAGCCTTTACCGTTCCGACTTCCCGTACCGTGCCGTCAGCGGTTGTCACCGACACGGGCGCGCCCTTTTCCATAGGGATATTGATCTCGAATAATTTCTTTTCCGCGGCGCCGGAGTAGCGCGGCAGAGCCAGCATGGCGGCACACAGCAACAGC from Cloacibacillus sp. carries:
- the galU gene encoding UTP--glucose-1-phosphate uridylyltransferase GalU, translated to MAKTVEYTPVRRAVFPVAGLGTRFLPATKDVPKEMMPLVDRPLIHHGVDEAVASGCTEIIFVTGQGKESIRRYFDPSHELVSMLRERGKDELAEVVENIHGLAEFHYAFQEKPLGLGHAVLCAEEFCKDEYFGLLLPDDVMIAHPTVLSQLEAVRKKYNASVLCVEKVAENEVSRYGIVDAEEVEPGIYRVKGLVEKPKREEAPSNLAIMGRYLLSPAIFSHLKNLKRGAGGEYQLTDAISSLLGEEPVYAALYEGKRLDCGVKEGWIKATVVKALDDPELREIVLAAVRESGLI